DNA sequence from the Puntigrus tetrazona isolate hp1 chromosome 2, ASM1883169v1, whole genome shotgun sequence genome:
AACTGAAGGAAATTTTCTGTCGTAACGATCAGTCCTGTATATGTTATTTGTGTATGTTGGATGAACACAAAAACCATGACACCGTATCAGCTGCAGCAGAGAGGACTGAGAAACAGGTATCAACACGCAGTCTGTGCTGCATAATGTCTCTTCATAGGATCTCATGAGGCTTTTGTACTTGAGGCAGTTTACTTtaaattttccatttatttcttcattactatttttttttgtctgcaggCAAAACTGGTTGAGATACAAAGAAAATTTCAGCAGAGAATGCAGGAGAGAAAGAAGGAACTTGAGGAGCTGATAAAGACTGTAGAGTCTTATAAGGTGAGTTTTGAGCAGAAGAACAACTGACTGAGGAGCAGTTTGAGACTCAGTTAGGACTCTCCTCCAGTCAGTCAGTGAGGAGTCAGTGCTGGAGCTCTTTCAGTCCACTGAAGATCACTGTGGAGAACAGTCTGTGTGAGGCAGCAGTAAGAGCTGAGTGAATGAACTGATTCTGAtgcttctctctgtgtgtcctaACAGCGCTCTGCACAGACAGCAGTGGAGGACAGTGAGAGGATCTTTACTGAGCTGATCCTCTCCATTGAGAGAAGTCGATCTGAGGTGACACAGATGATCAGATATCAAGAGAAGGCTGCAGTGAGTCAAGCTGAAGGACAACTGAAGCGACTGGAGCAGGAGATTGAAGATCTGAGGAGGAGAGATGTTGAGCTGGAGAAGctttcacacacagacaatCCCATCCATTTCCTCCAGGTAAAATAAATCTGACAAACATGACAGTGGTCTTTAGGAAGCATGTTGTACAGAAATCaagtgtttttgtgtctttAGCTGGTGTTTCACTTGTCTTTGTGTATGTAGAGTTTCCAGTCTCTCCCACCTCCTTCTGGATCTACAGACTTACCCAAATTCACTGCCAGTTCTCACTTTTCTTTTGATGATGTTGGTAAATCTATGTCTCATCTAAGAGAACTTCTTGAGCATTTCTGCAGAGAGGAGGTAGAAAAGATTCTTGGTAAAGGTAAAGCACCGATCACTAATTTACTCTTAGAAACAAATTATGCATCAGTCTCCTGCAGCAAGGCTTTCAAAGGCTGGCATAAAGTCtggtttattctgttttattttgaaaaataagtgTTGAGCATAAAATATAATCGTAACCACAATTATAGACCAGTGAGCACAAAAGTAGACACCTGTGGCATGGTTGTCTCAGTGAAGACATCACTCCTGCCTCACTTTCTGACTGTTGCTGGTTTTAGCTCTGGAGTCTGAAACCAGGACGATGCATGATCTACTGCAGAAATACaacatgttttaagatttatgtattaatacaaaaaatgtctGTTGATTTCCATAGCAAAGTATATTGAGATCATTCCAACCCCTGAATTCAAGACAAGGGAAGAGTTTCTAGAGTGtaagttaataaatacacaagtacacacacaaacacacacacacacacacacacacacacacacagaacacacttcTTCACATTCAGATGTTGATCTACAAGATTTGCTGCAATGAAAATTACATGATCTTATATCAATAGTCACTCTGTTGTCCATTTAATTTGGTGATGTAAGTGATTGTCCTTTTAAATACTATACATAAAATGTCCATACAAGTGACTAAGCTGTGCTTGTTCAAACACTTAAAGTTCAATTTGGATGTGTTTTTGAGGTGCCCCTGGTCACAGCGCcttgttttattgctttatgtttttattgttttcatatttagagGTTATGTTTTGTCTCCATCAGATTTTTTCCGGTTAACAGTCAATTCAAACACAGTTCATAAAAACCTCCATCTGTCAGAAGGAAACAGAGTAATTACTTACACTGACACAGACCAGCCATaccctgatcatccagacagatttgattcTCTGCAGCAAGTGTTGtgcagagagagtgtgtgtggacgctcTTACTGGGAGGTGGAGTGGAGTGGTCGAGTGGAAATGTCAGTGTCATACAAGAGCATCAACAGGAAGGGAcatgatgatgattatgatgacaaagagaacaaaaatgaaGACTATGAAAAAGATGATAATTATGACATGTGTGAGTTTGGACGTAATGATCAATCCTGGTGTTTGTTCTGCTCTGACTCCAGCTGCTCATTCTGGCATAATAATAAAGGGTCTAAACTCCCTGAAGTCTCCAGCTCGTCTAGaataggagtgtatgtggatcacggtgcaggaactctgtccttctacagcgtctctgacacaatgaCCCTCATTCACAGAGTCCACACCACATTCACTCAGCCTCTCTATGCAGGGTTTCTGATTTATGATGACTCAACTGTGAAATTGTATGAGATATAAAAATGGGCTCATacagtaaactgtaaaaataataacatggTTTAATCAATAAACCAATATACAGCTGAACTTATGTTATTGAATACAAGTTCTTTACATATTATTAGAATTGAAATATCATCAGATAGATTTAATAAtggttataataaataataggaCCTATTATCGTTTATGTTACAGACACTatggaataaaatgttttcccaACAAGTTTGTTGCATTGTAATTCTTTCACCAACCATAGGGATGAGGCAAGAATGAGGTACTAATATTGCCTCTGTActtatttgctgtatttatttgtcttatCATGTATTCTTGCAGAGAAATCATAATTGAATTGTGGTATTTGTACTACAATTACAGTAACTGAAGCTAGGCCTATGCATTTTACCTCATTAACTTTCTTTCATACACATCCATTTTCTCTAACAGAGAAAGACAGTGGTCTTTAGAAAGTATGTTGTACAGAGATTgtgaatttaattgtattttccatttaaagggAAGAACGAAAAAGGCTTCAAATACTTGATAATGCTGTGGTGAAAGAATTGGATAGCATTATGTTCAGCATACAGATTTTTAACATACAACATATTACAATAtatgccatctagtggtcatgTTTATTGTGTCCCACATTTTCATGTGTTTAGAAACCAGGAAATGTTTGATTTCAGAGAAATCGAAACTAAACTGCTGTCGAGTCATTGTCAGTGTCTCTCTATCTGTGAGTGCGAGCTTTACTATGGCAGAATCCAGTATTTCAGCGGCTCAGGATCAGTTAAACTGTTCAATCTGTCTGAATCTCCTGAAGGATCCAGTGAAAATTCCCTGTGGACACAGTTACTGTATGAGCTGTATTACAGACTGCTGGAATGATCAGGATGATCAGAAGAAGGTCTACAGCTGCCCTCAGTGCAGACAGACCTTTACTCCAAGACCTGTTTTAGGTAACAACACCATGCTGGCTGAAGTGGAGGTTAATTTGAGGAAGAGAAAACTACAAGAAGCTAGTGTTGATCATTGTGGTGAATCTGGAGATGTGGAGTGTGACGTCTGTACTGGGGATAAAAACAAAGCCATCAAGTCCTGTCTGGTGTGTCTGAACTCTTACTGTCAAAATCATTTTGAACGTCATGAAGAATTTCACCCAGGAAAGCGGCACAAAGTGACAAATGCCACTAGGAGACTGCAAGAGATGATCTGCCCTCAGCACGATAAACTGCTGGAGATTTTCTGTCGTACTGATCAGCACTGTATATGTTATTTGTGTATGTTGGATGAACACAAAACCATGACCATGTATCAGCTGCAGCAGAGAGGACTGAAAAACAGGTATGAAAGACTCAGAACTCAGTAGCCTAATGTCTCTTCATAATCACATATCCACATAAATCAAGGACAATATAACATCCCATTGGGGCTTTCGTACTTGAGGCAATTTACTTGTTGAATAAAGCTTCAAATttgggattattttttttttttcctgcagacACAATTGGAAGAGATGCAAAGAAAATTCCAGCAGAGAATCCAGGAGAGACAAAAGGAGTTTGAGGAGCTGAGAAAGGCTGTAGAGTCATACAAGGTGAGTTTTGAGCAGAAGAACGACTGCTGAAGAGCTGTTTGAGACTCAGTTAGGACTCTCCTCCAGTCAGTCAGTGAGGAGTCAGTGCTGGAGCTCTTTCAGTCCACTGAAGATCACTGTGGAGAAACAGT
Encoded proteins:
- the LOC122357870 gene encoding tripartite motif-containing protein 16-like, which translates into the protein MAGTSISMAQLSCSICLNLQKDPVYLTCGHSYCMSCITGCWDQDDQKTIYSCPQCRQTFNPRPVLGKNTMLAEVPENLRMIKVQAVQLDHCYGDSGDVECDVCIQEKYKAIKSCLVCLQSYCQNHFESHEELHPGKRHKVTDVTGQLQKMICSKHDKLKEIFCRNDQSCICYLCMLDEHKNHDTVSAAAERTEKQAKLVEIQRKFQQRMQERKKELEELIKTVESYKRSAQTAVEDSERIFTELILSIERSRSEVTQMIRYQEKAAVSQAEGQLKRLEQEIEDLRRRDVELEKLSHTDNPIHFLQSFQSLPPPSGSTDLPKFTASSHFSFDDVGKSMSHLRELLEHFCREEVEKILGKAKYIEIIPTPEFKTREEFLEYFFRLTVNSNTVHKNLHLSEGNRVITYTDTDQPYPDHPDRFDSLQQVLCRESVCGRSYWEVEWSGRVEMSVSYKSINRKGHDDDYDDKENKNEDYEKDDNYDMCEFGRNDQSWCLFCSDSSCSFWHNNKGSKLPEVSSSSRIGVYVDHGAGTLSFYSVSDTMTLIHRVHTTFTQPLYAGFLIYDDSTVKLYEI